One genomic window of Leopardus geoffroyi isolate Oge1 chromosome C3, O.geoffroyi_Oge1_pat1.0, whole genome shotgun sequence includes the following:
- the RABIF gene encoding guanine nucleotide exchange factor MSS4: MEPAEPLNELVSAEGRNRKAVLCQRCGSRVLQPGTALFSRRQLFLPSMRKKPALADGSNPDGELLQEHWLVDDMFIFENVGFTKDVGNIKFLVCADCEIGPIGWHCLDDKNSFYVALERVSHE; this comes from the exons ATGGAACCAGCTGAGCCGCTGAACGAGTTAGTGTCAGCCGAGGGCCGAAACCGGAAGGCGGTGCTGTGCCAACGCTGTGGCTCCCGAGTGCTGCAGCCAGGGACCGCTCTCTTCTCCCGCCGACAG cttttccttccctccatgaGAAAGAAACCAGCTCTGGCTGATGGCAGCAATCCTGACGGCGAGCTTCTCCAGGAGCACTGGCTGGTTGATGACATGTTCATCTTTGAGAACGTGGGCTTCACCAAGGACGTGGGCAACATCAAGTTTCTGGTGTGCGCAGACTGTGAAATCGGACCAATTGGCTGGCATTGCCTAGATGACAAGAACAGTTTCTATGTGGCCTTGGAACGGGTTTCCCATGAGTAA